One stretch of Clavibacter californiensis DNA includes these proteins:
- a CDS encoding L-ribulose-5-phosphate 4-epimerase has product MSNFAPEIEVAVARVRSEVSRLHGELVRYGLVVWTGGNVSGRVPGADLFVIKPSGVSYDDLSPENMILCDLDGNVIPDTPGSRNAPSSDTAAHAYVYRNMPEVGGVVHTHSTYAVAWAARREPIPCVITAMADEFGGEIPVGPFAIIGDDSIGRGIVETLTGHRSRAVLMAGHGPFTIGKDAKDAVKAAVMVEDVARTVHISRQLGEPTPLPVEAVDSLFDRYQNVYGQAPQGALK; this is encoded by the coding sequence GTGAGCAACTTCGCCCCCGAGATCGAGGTCGCGGTCGCCCGCGTCCGCTCCGAGGTCTCCCGCCTGCACGGCGAGCTCGTGCGCTACGGCCTCGTGGTCTGGACCGGCGGCAACGTCTCCGGCCGCGTCCCCGGCGCCGACCTCTTCGTGATCAAGCCGTCTGGCGTCAGCTACGACGACCTGAGCCCCGAGAACATGATCCTCTGCGACCTCGACGGAAACGTGATCCCGGACACCCCCGGCTCCCGCAACGCCCCCTCCAGCGACACCGCGGCGCACGCGTACGTCTACCGCAACATGCCCGAGGTGGGCGGCGTGGTCCACACGCACTCCACCTACGCGGTGGCGTGGGCGGCCCGTCGCGAGCCCATCCCGTGCGTCATCACCGCGATGGCGGACGAGTTCGGCGGCGAGATCCCCGTCGGCCCGTTCGCGATCATCGGCGACGACTCGATCGGCCGCGGCATCGTCGAGACGCTCACCGGGCACCGCTCGCGCGCCGTGCTGATGGCCGGTCACGGGCCCTTCACCATCGGCAAGGACGCGAAGGACGCCGTGAAGGCCGCCGTCATGGTCGAGGACGTGGCGCGCACCGTGCACATCTCCCGCCAGCTCGGCGAGCCGACCCCCCTCCCCGTGGAGGCCGTCGACTCCCTGTTCGACCGCTACCAGAACGTCTACGGACAAGCACCCCAAGGAGCCCTGAAGTGA
- the araA gene encoding L-arabinose isomerase produces MSRITTSLDHYEVWFLTGSQNLYGEETLQQVAEQSQEIARQLEEASDIPVRVVWKPVLKDSDSIRRMALEANASDATIGLIAWMHTFSPAKMWIQGLDVLQKPFLHLHTQANVALPWSSIDMDFMNLNQAAHGDREFGYIQSRLGVVRKTVVGHVSTESVRQGIGTWMRAAAGWAAVHELKVARFGDNMRNVAVTEGDKTEAELKFGVSVNTWGVNDLVERVDAATDAEIDALVDEYETLYDIQPELRRGGERHESLRYGAAIEVGLRSFLEEGGFGAFTTSFEDLGGLRQLPGLAVQRLMAEGYGFGAEGDWKTAVLIRAAKVMGSGLPGGASLMEDYTYHLVPGEEKILGAHMLEICPTLTTGRPSLEIHPLGIGGREDPVRLVFDTDPGPAVVVAMSDMRDRFRIVANVVEVVPLDEPLPNLPVARAVWKPAPDLATSAAAWLTAGAAHHTVMSTQVGVEVFEDFAEIARTELLVIDEDTTLKGFTKEVRWNQAYHRLAQGL; encoded by the coding sequence GTGAGCCGCATCACCACGTCCCTCGACCACTACGAGGTCTGGTTCCTCACCGGCAGCCAGAACCTCTACGGCGAGGAGACCCTCCAGCAGGTCGCCGAGCAGTCGCAGGAGATCGCCCGGCAGCTCGAGGAGGCGTCGGACATCCCCGTCCGCGTCGTCTGGAAGCCCGTCCTCAAGGACTCCGACAGCATCCGCCGCATGGCACTCGAGGCCAACGCGAGCGATGCCACCATCGGCCTCATCGCGTGGATGCACACGTTCAGCCCCGCGAAGATGTGGATCCAGGGCCTCGACGTCCTGCAGAAGCCCTTCCTCCACCTGCACACGCAGGCCAACGTCGCGCTGCCCTGGAGCAGCATCGACATGGACTTCATGAACCTCAACCAGGCCGCGCACGGCGACCGCGAGTTCGGCTACATCCAGTCGCGCCTCGGCGTCGTCCGCAAGACCGTCGTCGGCCACGTGAGCACCGAGTCGGTGCGGCAGGGCATCGGCACGTGGATGCGCGCCGCCGCCGGCTGGGCCGCCGTGCACGAGCTCAAGGTCGCCCGCTTCGGCGACAACATGCGCAACGTCGCGGTCACCGAGGGTGACAAGACGGAGGCCGAGCTCAAGTTCGGCGTCTCCGTGAACACGTGGGGCGTCAACGACCTCGTCGAGCGCGTGGACGCGGCGACCGACGCCGAGATCGACGCGCTGGTCGATGAGTACGAGACCCTCTACGACATCCAGCCCGAGCTGCGGCGCGGCGGTGAGCGCCACGAGTCGCTCCGCTACGGAGCGGCCATCGAGGTCGGCCTCCGCTCCTTCCTCGAGGAGGGCGGCTTCGGCGCCTTCACCACGAGCTTCGAGGACCTCGGCGGCCTCCGCCAGCTCCCCGGCCTCGCCGTGCAGCGGCTCATGGCCGAGGGCTACGGCTTCGGCGCCGAGGGCGACTGGAAGACGGCCGTGCTGATCCGCGCGGCGAAGGTCATGGGCTCCGGGCTCCCGGGTGGCGCGAGCCTCATGGAGGACTACACCTACCACCTCGTCCCCGGCGAGGAGAAGATCCTGGGCGCGCACATGCTCGAGATCTGCCCCACGCTCACGACCGGCCGACCGAGCCTCGAGATCCACCCGCTCGGCATCGGCGGGCGCGAGGACCCCGTGCGCCTCGTCTTCGACACCGACCCCGGCCCCGCGGTCGTCGTCGCGATGAGCGACATGCGCGACCGGTTCCGCATCGTCGCCAACGTCGTGGAGGTCGTGCCGCTCGACGAGCCGCTCCCGAACCTGCCCGTCGCCCGTGCCGTGTGGAAGCCCGCGCCGGATCTCGCGACGAGCGCAGCGGCGTGGCTCACCGCCGGCGCCGCCCACCACACGGTCATGAGCACGCAGGTCGGCGTCGAGGTCTTCGAGGACTTCGCCGAGATCGCGCGCACCGAGCTCCTCGTCATCGACGAGGACACGACCCTCAAGGGTTTCACCAAGGAAGTCCGCTGGAACCAGGCGTACCACCGCCTGGCCCAGGGCCTGTAA
- a CDS encoding substrate-binding domain-containing protein, which produces MKMKKVLVGIAATSIALSLAACSGGGGRGGSAGGTEDNKGALVGVAMPTKTSERWVDDGNNVNDQLTKLGYKVDLQYANDKVQDQISQIETMLNKGAKALIVASIDGTALTQVLKTAADDGVKVIAYDRLINGTEDVDYYTTFDNQQVGVLQGNSLLQGLGLVDADGKATGSTEKKTIEVFAGSPDDNNAQFFYDGAMSVLKPFLESGQVTIGSGQSDFSQVAIQQWKQEGAQARMENLLSGSYPGGAKPDGVLSPYDGLSRGIIQALTSAGVASDAMPIITGQDGEKASDKLILDGVQYSTIFKDTRLLGKEAVTMVDDLLTGGTPDAPDSYNNKVKDVPTKQFAPVTVTKDNLVEVIVDSGYYTQDEIDKGE; this is translated from the coding sequence GTGAAGATGAAGAAGGTCCTCGTCGGCATCGCCGCCACGAGCATCGCCCTCTCCCTCGCCGCCTGCTCCGGCGGCGGAGGCCGCGGCGGCAGCGCCGGCGGCACCGAGGACAACAAGGGCGCCCTCGTCGGCGTCGCCATGCCCACCAAGACGAGCGAGCGCTGGGTCGACGACGGCAACAACGTCAACGACCAGCTCACCAAGCTCGGCTACAAGGTCGACCTGCAGTACGCCAACGACAAGGTGCAGGACCAGATCTCGCAGATCGAGACGATGCTCAACAAGGGCGCCAAGGCGCTCATCGTCGCGTCGATCGACGGCACCGCGCTGACCCAGGTCCTCAAGACCGCGGCCGACGACGGCGTCAAGGTCATCGCGTACGACCGCCTGATCAACGGCACCGAGGACGTCGACTACTACACGACGTTCGACAACCAGCAGGTCGGCGTGCTCCAGGGCAACTCCCTCCTGCAGGGCCTCGGTCTCGTGGACGCCGACGGCAAGGCCACCGGCAGCACCGAGAAGAAGACCATCGAGGTCTTCGCCGGCAGCCCGGACGACAACAACGCGCAGTTCTTCTACGACGGCGCGATGAGCGTCCTCAAGCCGTTCCTCGAGTCCGGCCAGGTCACGATCGGCTCCGGCCAGTCGGACTTCAGCCAGGTCGCGATCCAGCAGTGGAAGCAGGAGGGCGCGCAGGCCCGCATGGAGAACCTGCTCTCCGGCTCGTACCCCGGCGGCGCCAAGCCGGACGGCGTCCTCTCGCCGTACGACGGCCTGTCGCGCGGCATCATCCAGGCCCTGACCTCGGCCGGCGTCGCCAGCGACGCCATGCCGATCATCACGGGCCAGGACGGCGAGAAGGCGTCCGACAAGCTCATCCTCGACGGCGTCCAGTACTCGACGATCTTCAAGGACACGCGCCTGCTCGGCAAGGAGGCCGTCACGATGGTCGACGACCTGCTCACCGGCGGCACGCCCGACGCTCCTGACTCCTACAACAACAAGGTGAAGGACGTCCCGACCAAGCAGTTCGCCCCCGTGACCGTGACGAAGGACAACCTCGTCGAGGTCATCGTGGACAGCGGCTACTACACGCAGGACGAGATCGACAAGGGCGAGTAG
- the mmsA gene encoding multiple monosaccharide ABC transporter ATP-binding protein — MANHILEMRGITKTFPGVKALQDVTLEVTRGTCHAICGENGAGKSTLMKVLSGVYPAGSYDGDIVLENDVVKFSSIRDSEKSGVVIIHQELALSPFLSIAENIFLGNEISKGGFIDWNATNVEAAKLLARVGLSDNPATRIADIGVGKQQLVEIAKALSKEVKLLILDEPTAALNDEDSAHLLDLIKHLKGQGITSIIISHKLNEIKAIADAVTIIRDGKTIETLDLARDSISEERIIKGMVGRDLQSRYPDRTPDIGEEVLRIEDWTVHHPQEHSRVIVDHANLNVRAGEVVGIAGLMGAGRTELAMSVFGRSYGANISGKLYKRGKEIQAKTVGDAIKHGIAYATEDRKHYGLNLIDDIKRNISGAALDKLAKAGWVDANQEYVVADGYRKSMNIKAPSVGAITGKLSGGNQQKVVLSKWMFSDPDVLILDEPTRGIDVGAKYEIYTIINALAAQGKAVIVISSELPELLGICDRIYALSAGRITGQLPIAEATPESLMSYMTKEKE, encoded by the coding sequence ATGGCCAACCACATTCTCGAGATGCGCGGCATCACCAAGACGTTCCCCGGCGTCAAGGCGCTGCAGGACGTCACTCTCGAGGTCACGCGCGGCACGTGCCACGCGATCTGCGGCGAGAACGGCGCGGGCAAGTCGACCCTGATGAAGGTCCTCTCGGGCGTCTACCCGGCCGGTTCCTACGACGGCGACATCGTCCTCGAGAACGATGTCGTCAAGTTCTCCAGCATCCGCGACAGCGAGAAGTCGGGCGTGGTGATCATCCACCAGGAGCTCGCGCTGAGCCCCTTCCTCTCCATCGCGGAGAACATCTTCCTCGGCAACGAGATCTCCAAGGGCGGCTTCATCGACTGGAACGCCACCAACGTGGAGGCCGCGAAGCTCCTCGCCCGCGTCGGGCTGAGTGACAACCCGGCCACCAGGATCGCCGACATCGGCGTGGGCAAGCAGCAGCTCGTGGAGATCGCGAAGGCCCTCTCCAAGGAGGTGAAGCTCCTCATCCTCGACGAGCCCACCGCGGCGCTGAACGACGAGGACTCCGCCCACCTGCTCGACCTGATCAAGCACCTCAAGGGCCAGGGCATCACGAGCATCATCATCAGCCACAAGCTGAACGAGATCAAGGCGATCGCCGACGCGGTGACGATCATCCGCGACGGCAAGACCATCGAGACCCTCGACCTCGCACGCGACTCCATCAGCGAGGAGCGCATCATCAAGGGGATGGTCGGCCGCGACCTGCAGAGCCGCTACCCCGACCGCACGCCGGACATCGGCGAGGAGGTCCTCCGCATCGAGGACTGGACGGTCCACCACCCGCAGGAGCACTCCCGCGTCATCGTCGACCACGCCAACCTCAACGTCCGCGCGGGCGAGGTCGTCGGCATCGCCGGCCTCATGGGCGCGGGCCGCACCGAGCTCGCGATGAGCGTCTTCGGCCGCTCCTACGGCGCGAACATCTCCGGGAAGCTCTACAAGCGGGGCAAGGAGATCCAGGCGAAGACGGTCGGCGACGCCATCAAGCACGGCATCGCCTACGCCACCGAGGACCGCAAGCACTACGGCCTCAACCTCATCGACGACATCAAGCGCAACATCTCCGGCGCCGCCCTGGACAAGCTGGCCAAGGCCGGCTGGGTCGACGCGAACCAGGAGTACGTGGTGGCAGACGGCTACCGGAAGTCGATGAACATCAAGGCCCCGAGCGTGGGCGCCATCACCGGGAAGCTCTCCGGCGGCAACCAGCAGAAGGTCGTCCTCTCCAAGTGGATGTTCTCCGACCCGGACGTGCTCATCCTCGACGAGCCCACCCGCGGCATCGACGTCGGCGCCAAGTACGAGATCTACACGATCATCAACGCGCTCGCCGCTCAGGGGAAGGCGGTCATCGTCATCTCCAGCGAGCTGCCCGAGCTGCTCGGCATCTGCGACCGGATCTACGCCCTCTCCGCCGGGCGGATCACGGGACAGCTGCCGATCGCCGAGGCGACCCCCGAGAGCCTCATGTCCTACATGACCAAGGAAAAGGAATAG
- the mmsB gene encoding multiple monosaccharide ABC transporter permease yields the protein MSSLSSVAGFLVSRLRQIGIFIALIAIVVLFQILTDGTLLEPRNVTSIVVQNAYILILAIGMVMIIIAGHIDLSVGSVVALIGAVSGVFAVSWGWPWYISIIASLVIGGLIGAWQGFWVAYVGIPAFIVTLAGMLTFRGLAQIVLQNRPITPFPDEYVSVGAGFLPDPSGGTSYLEWVTVTLGVLAAIFLVAQQLRERRARVKLNLEDEPFGWFITKLATIAILVLGITYLLASYQGTPIVLLILAVLVLVYTAVMNRSIFGRHIYARGGNLNAAQLSGINTKRVDFLLFVNMGFLAALAGIAFTARSNSALPSAGNGFELDAIAAVFIGGAAVTGGIGTVTGAMIGGLIMGVLNNGMSLLGLGTEYQQLIKGLVLLLAVAFDVFNKSRGSKSAT from the coding sequence ATGTCCAGTCTCAGCAGTGTGGCGGGTTTCCTCGTCAGTCGCCTCAGGCAGATCGGCATCTTCATCGCGCTGATCGCGATCGTGGTGCTGTTCCAGATCCTCACCGACGGGACGCTCCTCGAGCCCCGCAACGTCACGAGCATCGTCGTCCAGAACGCCTACATCCTGATCCTCGCGATCGGCATGGTGATGATCATCATCGCCGGCCACATCGACCTGTCGGTCGGATCCGTGGTGGCCCTCATCGGCGCCGTATCCGGCGTGTTCGCGGTGAGCTGGGGATGGCCCTGGTACATCTCGATCATCGCGAGCCTCGTGATCGGCGGCCTCATCGGCGCCTGGCAGGGCTTCTGGGTGGCGTACGTCGGCATCCCCGCGTTCATCGTGACCCTCGCCGGCATGCTCACGTTCCGCGGCCTCGCGCAGATCGTCCTCCAGAACCGCCCCATCACGCCGTTCCCGGACGAGTACGTGTCCGTCGGCGCGGGCTTCCTGCCCGACCCCTCGGGCGGCACCTCCTACCTCGAGTGGGTCACCGTCACGCTGGGCGTGCTGGCCGCGATCTTCCTCGTCGCGCAGCAGCTCCGCGAGCGTCGTGCCCGCGTCAAGCTCAACCTCGAGGACGAGCCCTTCGGCTGGTTCATCACGAAGCTCGCCACCATCGCGATCCTCGTGCTCGGCATCACGTACCTGCTCGCCAGCTATCAGGGCACGCCGATCGTGCTGCTCATCCTCGCCGTGCTCGTGCTCGTCTACACGGCGGTGATGAACCGCAGCATCTTCGGTCGTCACATCTACGCCCGAGGCGGCAACCTCAACGCCGCGCAGCTGTCCGGCATCAACACGAAGCGCGTGGACTTCCTGCTCTTCGTGAACATGGGCTTCCTGGCGGCGCTCGCGGGCATCGCCTTCACCGCGCGCAGCAACTCCGCCCTCCCGAGCGCCGGCAACGGCTTCGAGCTCGACGCGATCGCCGCGGTGTTCATCGGCGGCGCGGCCGTCACCGGCGGCATCGGCACCGTGACGGGCGCCATGATCGGTGGTCTGATCATGGGCGTGCTCAACAACGGCATGTCGCTGCTCGGCCTCGGCACGGAGTACCAGCAGCTCATCAAGGGCCTCGTGCTCCTGCTGGCCGTCGCGTTCGACGTGTTCAACAAGAGCCGCGGATCCAAGTCCGCGACCTGA
- the xylA gene encoding xylose isomerase: MALTPTREDKFSFGLWTIGYTGADPFGGPTRSDLDVVEGVERISELGAYGLTFHDDDLFAFGSTDAERQTQIDRLKGALSDTGIVVPMVTTNLFSAPVFKDGGFTSNDRAVRRFAIRKVLRNIDLAAELGAQTFVMWGGREGAEYDSAKDVRGALERYREAVNLLGDYVTDKGYDIRFAIEPKPNEPRGDILLPTLGHALAFIETLERPELVGVNPEVGHEQMAGLNFTAGIMQALYQGKLFHIDLNGQRGIKYDQDLVFGHGDLQNAFSLVDLLENGGVGGGRSYDGPRHFDYKPSRTEDITGVWDSAAANMRMYLLLKERAQAFRADPEVQEALAAAKVADIYTPTLNEGESYDDILADRSSYEDFDAPSYFDAKGFGFVRLNQLALEHLMGARS; encoded by the coding sequence ATGGCGCTCACCCCCACCCGCGAGGACAAGTTCTCGTTCGGACTCTGGACCATCGGCTACACGGGGGCCGATCCCTTCGGCGGCCCGACCCGCTCCGACCTCGACGTGGTCGAGGGCGTCGAGCGCATCTCGGAGCTGGGCGCCTACGGCCTCACCTTCCACGACGACGACCTCTTCGCCTTCGGATCCACCGACGCGGAGCGCCAGACGCAGATCGACCGCCTCAAGGGCGCCCTCAGCGACACCGGCATCGTCGTGCCGATGGTCACCACCAACCTCTTCAGCGCGCCCGTCTTCAAGGACGGCGGCTTCACCAGCAACGACCGCGCCGTCCGCCGGTTCGCGATCCGCAAGGTGCTCCGCAACATCGACCTCGCCGCCGAGCTCGGCGCGCAGACGTTCGTCATGTGGGGCGGCCGCGAGGGCGCCGAGTACGACTCCGCCAAGGACGTCCGCGGCGCGCTCGAGCGCTACCGCGAGGCCGTCAACCTCCTCGGCGACTACGTCACCGACAAGGGCTACGACATCCGCTTCGCGATCGAGCCGAAGCCCAACGAGCCCCGCGGCGACATCCTGCTGCCCACCCTCGGCCACGCGCTCGCCTTCATCGAGACCCTCGAGCGCCCCGAGCTCGTCGGCGTGAACCCCGAGGTCGGCCACGAGCAGATGGCGGGCCTCAACTTCACCGCCGGCATCATGCAGGCGCTGTACCAGGGCAAGCTCTTCCACATCGACCTCAACGGCCAGCGCGGCATCAAGTACGACCAGGACCTCGTCTTCGGCCACGGCGACCTGCAGAACGCGTTCTCGCTCGTCGACCTGCTGGAGAACGGCGGCGTGGGCGGCGGCCGCTCCTACGACGGCCCCCGTCACTTCGACTACAAGCCCAGCCGCACCGAGGACATCACGGGCGTGTGGGACTCCGCCGCCGCGAACATGCGCATGTACCTGCTCCTCAAGGAGCGCGCGCAGGCGTTCCGCGCCGACCCCGAGGTCCAGGAGGCGCTCGCCGCCGCCAAGGTCGCCGACATCTACACGCCGACGCTGAACGAGGGCGAGTCGTACGACGACATCCTCGCCGACCGCTCCTCCTACGAGGACTTCGACGCCCCGTCGTACTTCGACGCGAAGGGCTTCGGCTTCGTCCGCCTCAACCAGCTGGCGCTCGAGCACCTGATGGGCGCGCGCTCCTAG
- a CDS encoding GH1 family beta-glucosidase: protein MTDASPAAAGPDADPADDRGEGLEFPPGFLFGSATAAYQIEGAVDEGGRGPSIWDTFSRTPGKVLGGDTGDVADDHHHRLESDLDLMQALGLEAYRFSIAWPRIQPTGRGPANAEGLAFYGRLVDGLVARGITPIATLYHWDLPQALEDEGGWASRDTAYAFADYARIVGEALGDRVGTWTTLNEPWCSAYLGYAAGVHAPGRTDAEDSFRAVHHLNLAHGLAVRALREVVPADARFSITLNLHVIRGEGDTGPEAVRRVDGVGNRVFLDPLLHGRYPADVLEDTASITDWSFVLPGDTELIRQPLHLLGVNYYNTSRVRMRDGSVAGGGTSIHGDVAATPFPGTDDVEFLEQPGPYTAMGWNIEPQGLEDLLVSLHDEFPDLPLMVTENGAAFDDEVTVEDGVRAVHDPERIDYLSRHFAAAHRAIERGVDLRGYQVWSLLDNFEWAYGYSKRFGIVHVDYATQERTPKDSALWYARLIADRTIPAVDARPERHVRPGA, encoded by the coding sequence ATGACCGACGCATCGCCCGCCGCAGCCGGACCGGACGCGGATCCCGCCGACGACCGGGGCGAGGGCCTCGAGTTCCCGCCCGGCTTCCTCTTCGGATCCGCCACCGCCGCCTACCAGATCGAGGGCGCGGTCGACGAGGGCGGGCGCGGCCCCTCCATCTGGGACACGTTCAGCCGCACGCCCGGGAAGGTCCTCGGAGGGGACACGGGCGACGTCGCCGACGACCACCACCACCGGCTCGAGTCCGACCTCGACCTGATGCAGGCGCTCGGCCTGGAGGCGTACCGCTTCTCGATCGCGTGGCCGCGCATCCAGCCGACCGGGCGCGGGCCGGCGAACGCGGAGGGCCTGGCGTTCTACGGGCGGCTGGTCGACGGGCTCGTGGCCCGGGGGATCACGCCCATCGCGACGCTCTACCACTGGGACCTCCCGCAGGCGCTCGAGGACGAGGGCGGCTGGGCGAGCCGCGACACCGCGTACGCGTTCGCCGACTACGCGCGGATCGTGGGCGAGGCGCTCGGGGACCGCGTCGGCACCTGGACCACGCTCAACGAGCCGTGGTGCTCGGCCTACCTCGGCTACGCGGCCGGCGTGCACGCGCCGGGCCGCACGGACGCCGAGGACTCGTTCCGCGCCGTGCACCACCTCAACCTCGCGCACGGCCTCGCGGTCCGGGCGCTCCGGGAGGTCGTGCCGGCCGACGCGCGCTTCTCCATCACGCTGAACCTGCACGTGATCCGCGGCGAGGGCGACACGGGGCCCGAGGCCGTCCGCCGCGTCGACGGCGTCGGCAACCGCGTGTTCCTCGACCCGCTGCTGCACGGCCGCTACCCGGCCGACGTGCTCGAGGACACCGCCTCGATCACCGACTGGTCGTTCGTGCTCCCCGGCGACACCGAGCTCATCCGCCAGCCGCTGCACCTGCTGGGCGTCAACTACTACAACACCAGCCGGGTGCGGATGCGGGACGGCTCCGTCGCGGGCGGCGGCACCTCCATCCACGGCGACGTCGCCGCGACGCCGTTCCCCGGCACCGACGACGTCGAGTTCCTCGAGCAGCCGGGCCCGTACACGGCGATGGGCTGGAACATCGAGCCCCAGGGCCTGGAGGACCTGCTCGTGTCGCTGCACGACGAGTTCCCCGACCTGCCGCTCATGGTGACGGAGAACGGCGCTGCGTTCGACGACGAGGTGACCGTGGAGGACGGCGTGCGCGCGGTCCACGACCCCGAGCGGATCGACTACCTGTCGCGCCACTTCGCGGCGGCCCACCGCGCGATCGAGCGCGGCGTCGACCTCCGCGGCTACCAGGTGTGGTCGCTCCTCGACAACTTCGAGTGGGCATACGGGTACTCGAAGCGGTTCGGCATCGTGCACGTGGACTACGCCACCCAGGAGCGGACGCCCAAGGACAGCGCCCTCTGGTACGCGCGGCTCATCGCCGACCGCACCATCCCGGCGGTCGACGCGCGGCCCGAGCGCCACGTGCGCCCCGGGGCGTGA
- a CDS encoding GNAT family N-acetyltransferase, translating into MLAAGIVMRPARITDAAALAAAYRENREHLRPFEPARTDAFFTSAGQRAQLAGRIAERAAGSGLPYLIVERDRVIGRCDLFAVKRGAAQSASLGYWIDRERQGAGLATAAAREAVRIARAAGLHRLEASTLVGNGGSEEVLTRAGFDAIGIAPAYLRIDGAWSDHTLWQRVVDGAH; encoded by the coding sequence GTGCTCGCCGCCGGGATCGTGATGCGGCCCGCGCGGATCACCGACGCCGCAGCGCTCGCCGCGGCGTACCGCGAGAACCGGGAGCACCTCCGGCCGTTCGAGCCCGCCCGCACCGACGCGTTCTTCACGTCGGCGGGGCAGCGCGCACAGCTCGCGGGGCGCATCGCCGAGCGGGCGGCCGGATCCGGCCTGCCTTACCTCATCGTGGAGCGCGACCGCGTCATCGGCCGCTGCGACCTGTTCGCGGTGAAGCGCGGCGCGGCGCAGAGCGCGAGCCTCGGCTACTGGATCGACCGCGAGCGCCAGGGCGCCGGGCTCGCGACGGCGGCTGCCCGGGAGGCGGTCCGCATAGCCCGCGCCGCCGGGCTGCACCGGCTGGAGGCGTCGACGCTGGTGGGGAACGGCGGATCCGAGGAGGTGCTCACGCGCGCCGGGTTCGACGCCATCGGGATCGCGCCGGCGTACCTGCGGATCGACGGCGCGTGGAGCGACCACACGCTGTGGCAGCGCGTGGTCGACGGAGCGCACTGA
- a CDS encoding MarR family winged helix-turn-helix transcriptional regulator, with amino-acid sequence MTDHDGALLDRDMGLLLAAASRAVISLYRPLLKPYNLTHPQYLVMLALHEHDPRRAGDLSDAVQLTPGTLSPLFKRLELLGYITRQRDLADERRLLIALTGRGRGILPDLLRVAEQVHDDVVRRSGADSTAQARLRSMTELLLEA; translated from the coding sequence ATGACGGACCACGACGGAGCGCTGCTCGACCGCGACATGGGACTGCTGCTCGCCGCCGCGTCCCGAGCGGTGATCTCGCTCTACAGGCCGTTGCTCAAGCCGTACAACCTGACGCACCCGCAGTACCTCGTCATGCTCGCCCTGCACGAGCACGACCCGCGTCGCGCGGGCGATCTGAGCGATGCCGTGCAGCTCACTCCGGGCACCCTGTCTCCGCTGTTCAAGCGCCTCGAGCTCCTCGGCTACATCACGCGCCAGCGTGACCTGGCCGACGAACGCCGCCTCCTCATCGCCCTCACCGGTCGCGGGCGCGGGATCCTGCCCGACCTCCTGCGGGTCGCCGAGCAGGTGCACGACGACGTCGTCCGCCGCAGCGGAGCCGACTCGACCGCGCAGGCGCGCCTGCGCAGCATGACCGAGCTGCTCCTCGAGGCCTGA
- a CDS encoding LysR family transcriptional regulator: MTDAPPTARDLDSAALAAVHALAVRGSITAAAASLGVSQPALSQTLRRLEARIGVPVTARAGRGVVLTEAGRVLARHAETVVHAIDQAADELDDLRGLRAGTVRVAAFPSASSTVVPRLLGGLAAAHPGLGFGYLEAEPPEAVAAVRAREADVAVTFAYPDDPDDPGARSLDGLESRPLWRETLWAVLPESRALRHRGPLALHDLADDRWIAGCVRCRRHLVSACARSGFAPATAFETDNAAAAVGMVQAGLGVALLPSLALATAPLPRGVVRRRISGVGERVVHVVTAPGGSASPAVHAAVAALVRLRVGDWELRRA, translated from the coding sequence ATGACCGACGCTCCCCCGACCGCGCGCGACCTCGACTCCGCCGCCCTCGCGGCGGTGCACGCCCTCGCCGTGCGCGGCTCGATCACCGCGGCTGCGGCCTCCCTCGGCGTCAGCCAGCCGGCCCTGTCGCAGACCCTCCGGCGCCTCGAGGCGCGCATCGGCGTGCCCGTCACGGCGCGCGCCGGCCGCGGCGTCGTCCTCACGGAGGCCGGCCGCGTCCTCGCGAGGCACGCCGAGACCGTGGTGCACGCCATCGACCAGGCCGCCGACGAGCTCGACGACCTGCGGGGCCTGCGCGCCGGGACCGTGCGCGTCGCGGCGTTCCCCTCCGCGTCGTCGACCGTCGTCCCGCGGCTGCTCGGCGGCCTCGCGGCGGCGCACCCGGGCCTCGGGTTCGGCTACCTCGAGGCCGAGCCGCCCGAGGCCGTCGCGGCCGTCCGTGCGCGCGAGGCCGACGTCGCCGTCACCTTCGCCTACCCGGACGACCCCGACGACCCGGGCGCGCGCTCCCTCGACGGCCTCGAGTCCCGGCCGCTCTGGCGCGAGACGCTGTGGGCCGTGCTGCCGGAGTCGCGGGCGCTGCGGCACCGCGGCCCGCTCGCGCTCCACGACCTGGCCGACGACAGGTGGATCGCCGGCTGCGTGCGCTGCCGCCGCCACCTCGTGAGCGCGTGCGCCCGCAGCGGCTTCGCGCCGGCGACGGCCTTCGAGACCGACAACGCGGCCGCCGCAGTGGGCATGGTGCAGGCGGGGCTCGGGGTCGCGCTCCTCCCGTCGCTCGCCCTCGCGACCGCGCCCCTCCCCCGCGGCGTCGTCCGGCGGCGGATCTCCGGCGTCGGCGAGCGCGTCGTCCACGTCGTCACGGCTCCGGGCGGATCCGCCTCGCCCGCCGTGCACGCCGCCGTCGCGGCGCTCGTCCGGCTGCGCGTCGGCGACTGGGAGCTCCGTCGGGCGTGA